TGCCTCCACCAGCTGGTGGGGCAGCTTGCGGATGAACCCCACCGTGTCGGAGATCACCACGTCCAGCGTGTCGCTGACCGTGAGAAGGCGGCTGGTGGTGTCCAGCGTGTCGAACAGCCGGTTGTTGGCGGGGATGCCCGCCCCGGTCAGGTGGTTCAGCAGCGTGGACTTGCCCGCGTTGGTATAGCCCACAATGGCCACCACCGGGATTTCGTTCTTCTGCCGCCGCTGCCGCTGGGTGGAGCGCACCCGGCGGACCTCCTCCAGGTCCTCCCGGAGCTTGTCGATCTTCCGGCGGATGTGGCGGCGGTCCGTCTCCAGCTGGGTTTCGCCGGGGCCCTTGGAGCCGATGGGCCCCTTGCCGCTGGTGCCCGCCTGTCGCTCCAGATGGGTCCACATGCCGGTCAGCCGGGGCAGCAGATACTGGTACTGGGCCAGCTCCACCTGGAGCCGCCCTTCCTTGGTCTTGGCCCGCTGGGCGAAGATGTCCAGGATCAATCCGCACCGGTCCAGCACCTGAACGCCCAGCAGCTCCGTCAGCACCCGCATCTGGGAGGGGGACAGATCGTTGTCGAAGATCACCATGGTGGCGCCGGTGTTCTCGCAGTAGAGCTGCACCTCCGCCACCTTGCCCTCCCCGATGAAGGTCCGGGGGTCCGGGGACGGCCGGTTCTGCAGCACAATCCCCACGGTCTCGCCTCCGGCGGTCTCCACCAGGGCGGAGAGCTCCTCCATGGTGTCCTCGTCGGCGTTTTCCTCTTTTTTCAGCACCGGGGAGTTCAACCCCACCAGCACCACTTTGTCTCGTACTTCCTGTGTCTCTGCCATGCAAACTCCTTATTTTTGATAGGCCTCCACGACTTGGCCCACATAGATCCGGTGCCAGCCGCCCTGCCCCGGCGTGTAGAAGGGCAGGATCTCCCCCTCCCCCAGCACGCAGGCAGGGTCCATGTCCTGGGCGTACAGCTTCCGGCACACCAGGACCCACTCCGCCTCGTCAAAGAAGGGCGCGTCCCCGGCCCCCCAGCGGACCGTCAGGCCGCACGCTTTCACCTTGTCCACGTCCCGGCCGCTCTTGCTGCCGCAGAGGGCGGTCACTTTTTTTGCCTCCTCCGGCAGGATGGAGACGGTGAAATAATCGTGGGACTCCATAAATTGATAGGTATATCGCTCGGGCCGCACGTAGACTGTGCAGACCGGCAGGTTCCACAGCCGGCCCAACTGGCACCAGCCGATGGTCATGGTGTTCAGGCCGGTCTTGTCTCCGGCAGTCAGCAGCGGGGGCTGCCGTCCGAAAACATGCAGGATCTCCGGCGTCAAACGCTCCAACTCCACAGGATGCAGCTTCATGCAAACGCTCCTTCCGCTTCATTGATACCATACAGTATATGCGCTTTTGCCGGAAAAGTAAATGAAAAAAGGGCCTGCCCAACCGGCAGACCCTTTTTGTGACGTGTCAGACTTACTTGTCCAGACCGAACTTCTTGTTGAACTTGGCCACGCGTCCGCCGGTATCCACCAGCTTCTGCTTGCCCGTGAAGAAGGGGTGACACTTCGAGCAGACTTCCACCTTGATATCCTTCTTGGTAGAACCTGTCTCAATCACATTACCGCAGGCGCAAGTAATCGTAGTCTGCTGATAATTGGGATGGATTCCTTCCTTCATTGCTCTCGTTCACCTCTTTCTGATCCAGACTACCTCGCCGGAGCTTTCACCCCATAAAGGCGTTTATCAGTGTATCACACGGACGTCAAGATTGCAAGACCTTTTTTCATTTTTCCGGAGATTTTTTCAGGAGGGGCGAAACTGCTCCACCCACTCCGGCGTACAGTCCGCAAACCAGTCCTGGTGATCCGGGTCCTCCGGGTCGTAGAGCCGGTCCGTCAGGGCCTGGAAGGCGCTCCACTGCTCCTCGGTCAAAACATGGACGGAGATGCCGTCCTCTTCCTGCCACCGCTCCAGGATCTCCGCCTCCTGCTCCCGGTTCCGGAGCCGCTGGTCCGCCATGGCCTCCCGGCCGCAGCGGTCCACCGCCTCCCGCAGGTCCGGGGAGAGGGAGTCGTACAGATCACTGTTCATGGTGAGGATGGCGGGCTCATAAAATGCCGGGAAGATGGTCACGTCCGTCTGGACCGTCTGGTAGCCCGCCGCGTCCGCCTCCGCCAGGGTGCTCTCCTGGCCGTCATAGTATCCCGCAGACAAAGGCGTCATCACATCTAAAAAACTGGAGGGGTAGAGTTCCGCTCCCCAGCAATCCACATACGCCACGGACACTTCCAGCATTCCCGCCGTGCGGATCTTGAGCCCTTCCAGATCTTCCGGGGCAGTCACCGCACGGCCTTCAGAAGTCGTCGGATACCGGAAGCCCAGCTCCCCGTATGCCAAGCCCCGGAGCCCCAGCTCCGCCAGGACACCGTTCAGTGCCTCTCCGCCGGTGCTGTCCAGGACCTCCGCCGCCGTTTCGGCGTCCGGGAACAGAAAGGGCATGGTCACGGAGAAAAACGGTCTGCCCAACTCTTCTTCGTCGCCGTAGGAGCCATATACGAAACTGCTGTCCAGATAGAGGTCCACGATCCCGGCCGCAGCCTGCTCCAGGGAGGTAACCCTATCGAGGGGCATCGGCTGAACCTCCACCGCCACGGCGCCTTCCGTGGCGTCGGACAGTGCCTCGGCAAAAGATTCCGCCGCGTCCCAGCAGGTGGAGCCCTCCGGCTGGCCCACCACCAGGGTCCAGGTTGTCTCAACATTCTTCGGAACCGGCGGCTCCTCTGAAACCTCCTCCGGCACTCCGCCGGTGCAGCCGGTGAGGGCCAGGACCGCCAGACCGGCAGCGGTCAGCTTGGTAAGACGGCGCTTCATTTCAGGTCCCTCCTTCTTGTTCCAGCGCCCGCCCCAGGTCCGCCAGATACCGAGCCTGCTGGCGGCGGAGGTAGCCCTTGGCAAAGAAGCGCATCCAGGGCTTTTTTACGGTGATGGTCTCGGTGAAGGTGACCTGGGTGCCGCCGCCCTCCGGCCGGAATTCCCCGGCCCACCGGCCCGCCAGATTGGCATTGTCCAGGTCAAAGGCCCAGCGGGACAGGGGGCGGCGTTCCGTGACGGTGAAGCGGGTGGGAAAGCCGCTTCTGTCGTACTCCGTAAAGGCGTCCTCACCGACGTGGTCCAGACGGCTCAGATCGCTGCGCCACTGCCAGCAGTCCAGATCCGTCACCACCGCCCACACCCGCTCCGGCGGATACGGCACCAGGGCCGTGGCTATACTGACGATTTCCCTTCCCATTGGCCTTCCTCCTCAAATCTCCATGGTCTCGCCTGCAGCCAGGAAATACAGGGCCCGGCGGACCACCTTCTTTTCCAGCACCCGCTCCAGGGCCCGGCTGTATGCCTCCAGCTGGGGGCGGTAGTGCTCCGCCCGCTGCCGGACCTCCAATGCCGAGAACACACGGTCCGTTTTGAAGTCCACCACGGTCAGGCCGTCTGCCGTCTCGAAGCAACAGTCCACCACGCCCTGGAGGAGGATTTCCTCCCCCGCCGCCGCGGCGGGATCGTAGTCCCGGGCATCCATCAGCAGGGTGAAGCGATACTCCCGCAGGACGCTTCGGCTTTTGCGGATCTCCTCCGCCAGGGGGGAGCGGAGAAACCGCTCCAAAGGCGCGGTCTCCACGGCCGCGGCCTGCTGGTCCGTCAGCAGGCTCCGCTGCCGCAGCGCCTCGATCTGGCCCGCCACGTCAACGTTTGAGAAGTCCAGGTATTGCAGCACCAGGTGGGTGGCAGTGCCCCGCTCTGCCGGGGTCAGGCCCTGCCGCTCCCGCCGGAAATTCGGCTGGCTCAGGGGCCGGAGGTACGGGGTATGGGCGGCATACTCCGCGATCTCCTGGTCCGCAGGGCGGCCCTTCAGCTGGGTGGCCGTCACCTTGGCGGGCAGGGCCGTCTCCCGCTGGTAGGGGTAGATGAAAGACAGCAGCTCCGGGTCAAAGAGGGCGGTCTCCCCTGTCTCCTCCGCCGTCGCCTGGGGCCGAGCGGGCCGTTCCCGGTAGTCCTCACTGTCATGTAAAAACACTTGCCAGGATCTGTCCTCTCCAATATATAGCTGGTCAATCTCTGTCTCCGCCATAGCCCGCAGGGGTGCGGCCTCCGGCCGGCACAGCAGGGGCAGCAGGACCCAGTCCCCCAGGGTGCGGCCCTCTGCCACCGTCTCCGGCAGCACGGGACAAGCAGCCACAGCGGCCAGCTTCTGGAGCCGCCCGGTGGCGTTGTACAGGGCGTCCACCAGGATCAGCTTCTCCTTGGGCCGGGTCATGGCCACGTAGAGGATGCGCTGCTCCTCCGCTAGGTTCTCCCGCCGCAGCTTTTCCTGAATGGCCAGCCGGGCCAGGGTGGGATACTGGATTTTCCGCTCCAGGTCGATGCGCTTGGGCCCCAGGCCCATGTCCGGGTGCACCAGCACCGGCGTGTCGAAGTCCTGCCGGGAGAACGCGTGGTCCAGATCTGCCAGGATGACGATGGGGAACTCCAGGCCCTTGGACTTGTGGATGCTCATGAGCCGCACGCCGGCAGCCTCCGCCGGGCCCCGGGTGGCGGGAGCCTGGTCCTGCTCCAGCAGCCGCCGCAGCTGAGTGACGAAGGCGAAGAGGCCCCGGTATCCATTGCTCTCAAACTTCTCCGCGTGCTGGCTCAGGGCGATGAGATTCTCCCGCCGGGCCGCACCATCATCCATGGCGCCGAAGACCCCCAGCACATTCAGTCGGTTGTAGATGTGCCAGACCAGGCGGTGGACACTCATGTCCCGGCCCGCCTGCCGCAGATCCGAGAGGATTGCCAGGAAGTCTTTGCAGTCCTCTCCCCCATCGGCAGTCACAGCGTCGTAGTAGTCCCCGGTGGGGGCGGCGGAGCGAACCTCCGCCAGCCGGTCCGCCGTGAAGCCGAACAGGGGTGACCGGAGGACGGAGATCAGAGGCACGTCCTGCCGGGGGTTGTCCACGATCTCCAGCAGGGACAGCATGACGGAGATCTCCATGGTGTGGAAGAAGTCCCCGCTCTCCTGGAAAGAACAGGGGATGTCCCGCTCCGCCAGGGCGGCGGCGAAGGCGGCAGACCGGCTGCCGGGGGAACGCATCAGGATCACGATATCCTCCGGCCGGCAGGGGCGCAGGGTGCCGTCGCTCTCCGTGACGGGATAGCCCTCATCCAGCAGCTTCCGGATGCGCGCCGCCACGAACCGGGCCTCGGCGGTGACCTTCTTTACCGGCTTGTCATTCTCCCCCGCCTTCTGGTGGGCAGAGATGAGATGGAACTCTGTCTGGCAATCCATCCGCTCCGGGTAATACGCCGCCCCGAAGTGGAGGGCCTCGTCCTCGCCGTAGTCCATCTCCCCCATCTCCACAGACAAAATGTTGGAGAAGATGAAGTTGGTGCTCTCCAAAATCTCCCGCCGGGAGCGGAAGTTGCGGGACAGCAGGATCTTCCGCTCCTCTCCGTCAGCCGCCTCCTGCCAGGACTTGAACCGGTTGTATTTTCCCAGGAAAATGGTGGGGTCCGCCAGGCGGAAGCGGTAGATGCTCTGCTTCACGTCCCCCACAGTGAAGATGTTCTGCCCGTTTTTGGACACCGCCCGGAAGATGGCGTTTTGGATCTCGTTGGTGTCCTGGTACTCGTCCACCAGGATCTCCCGGTATCGGGCCGCCACCTGCTCCCCCAGCTCTGTGGGGGCACCGCCGGAACCCACCAGCAGGCCCAGGGCCAAGTGCTCCTGGTCGGAGAAGTCGGCAGCGTTCAGCCGCAGCTTCTCCTGCCGGTACCGCTCCGCAAAGTCCTCCGTCAGCTCCAGCAGGGCCACCATGGCCGGGGCCACGGCAGTCAGGTCCTCCATAGCCTCCTCCTCAGAGACAGACAACAGGCCCGCCAGCTTCTTCTCCTCCGCCTTGCACCGCTCCCACACCTGTTTCAGCGCGGCAATGCCCGGCTCGTCCTTCCGTCCTTTGGGGGTGGAAAGCCGGGGGAAGGCGACGGCCGCTTCCGTCTGCCGGGCCGCCTCCCAGGTCTGGACCTGGGCCAGGGCGTCAAAGGCCACAGACACCTGGAGAAACTTCTCCCCGTACCCCCGGTACAGCGCCTCGTCCCCCTCGGTCCGGGCGGAGGCGGACCGGAGCAGGGCCCCCCAATGGGCCCCCTTCCGGCGGATGGCGGCCAGCAGCTCGGCGGCGTAGGGGGTGTCATCAAAGCCGCCCTCCCAGCCGCCCCAGACGGTCCGGTTCTCCGCCAGCCACCCGGCCGGGTCCGCGTGGCTCTGGACCTTGTCGTACAGCTCCAGCACCAGGGCGGCCAGACGGCTGTCGTCCCGTCCGGCCCCCAGCGTGTCCGCCAGCAGGCCACGGCCCTCGTCCAGCTGGTCATAGAAGTCCTCCAGCGTCCGGGAGAGCACCCGCTGGCGGATCAGCTGGGCCTCGTTATCGTCCAGCACCCGGAAGTCTGGGGTCAGGGCCCGGCTGTCCCCCTCCCGGGCCAGGAGGTGGGTGTTCTCCCGCAGCAGCGACGTGCAGAAGGCGTCCACGGTCTTGATGTCCGCCTGATACACCCGCAGCAGCTGCCGCCGGAGCTGCTGGTCCCCCGGCGTCTGGCCCAGCCGCTTGGACAGCTCGGAGGCGATCTTGCTCCGCAGCTCCGCCGCGGCGGCCTTGGTGTAGGTGATGATGAGGAAATCATCGATATTGCAGCGTTCCTCCGTCACATAGCGGAAAAGCCGGTCCACCAGTACCTTTGTCTTGCCGGAGCCGGCGGCGGCGGACACCAGCAGGCTGCCGCCCCGGTTTTCCACCACCGCCTGCTGCTGGGGGGTCAGGGTCAATTTTGCCATGTTACTGTCCGCCTCCTCTCTCTGTCTCCTCTTCCACCTGGCGCCAGAACTCCTCCGGCTTTACCGGCAGGATGTAGTGCAGGTGGTCGCCGTCCCGCCCATCCTGGAAGTGGCAGGCGTCGGCCCAGTCGCAGTATTTGCAGAAGCTGTTGTCCTCATTGTGGCAGCAGGGGTCCGCGTCGATGTTGCCGTCCCGGACCTCCCGGGCGATCTGGTGGAGCAGCCGCTCCACATACTGCCCCAGCCGCCCAAGCTGATCGGCGGAGGCCAGGGCGCCGGACACGTCCCCCTCCCGGTTTACCCGCACCGGTAGGAACCGGGGACTTTGCAGAGCCTCGTGCTCCATGGCCTGGAGCACCTCCGGTTCAGAGAGCAGCAGGCCCGTTCGGCGCAGCTCCTTCTCCCGCTGGCTCTGGAGCTGCTCCGGCGTGATATTTCGCTCGGCGGAGAGAATCTCATCCCGGGCAGGGAGATACAACACCCCGGCGGGCTCAATGTCCATGCCAAACCGCTGCTTGCCCTCCTTTTTCAGGGCGAACAGGTACAGCAGCATCTGGATATCCAGGCCCATCCGGACGGCGGCCAGGTCAAAGGCTTTCTTGCCGGACTTGTAGTCCACTACCCGGAGATACAGTCTGTTGTCCTTCACCCAGCCGTCCACCCGGTCCACCTTGCCGCCGATTCGCAGCTCCGCGTCCGGCTCGCTGACCGTCACCGCCGGCAGTTCTCCGCGCTCGCCGAAGGACAGCTCGAAGGCCAGGGGCACGAAGTCGGAGCAGCGCATCTCCTCGGCGATCTGGTCCACCACCGCGTAAGCGGTGTTCCGCAGCCGGGCGAAGAGGTACCGGAACCGGGCGTTCCGGCCCTCCAGATTTTGGAGCACCTCCGCCGCATACTGCTCAATATAGCGCCGCACCAAGGCGTGGAGGTCCTCCTCTCCCACTGCGGCAAAGCCGCCCCGGTCCAGCACGTCCTTTGTGACGTGCTCCAGCAGGTAGTGGAGGAAGGTTCCGATCTGGGGGGCGTCAAAGGCCGCCGCCCGGCGGGCCTTGGCCTTCAGGCCGTACTCCATAAAGTAGGCGAAGTGGCAGCTCCGCAGCCGCTCCACCCGGGAGGCGGACATGGAGATCCGCTCCCCGTACAGCGATTGTACCGCGCTCCTGGAGAGGCTCCCCCGCTTCAGCGCAGCCGCCCGCTCCATGGCCGCCATGGGGGGCGCCAGGACCTCGTCATCTGCGAAATACCGCCACAGGATCCCCCCTGGGGCGGTCCCTGCGGTCTCCAAGGCAGGGATCCTTGCTGTAAGGCGATAAGCCTTATCAGTCCCTTCGTGCTCGATACGCAGCTCCGGAAACAGCGTTAGCAGGCGGTCCACTACAAAGGCAGGCCGCAGCTCTGCACCGGACACGTCCGCCGTGGGATAGCTGACCACCAGTCCCTCCCGGGGCTGAACCAGAGCGGCGTAGAGGTTCTGGAGCTCAATGCCCATCTGTTCCATGCCGCTGGGCGCCAGGCGGATACCCCGCTGGGCCAATTCCTCCCGGTCATCGTCGTTGAGAATGCCGCCGCTCTGTCCCACAGCGGGCAGCACATGGTCATTGGCCCCCAGCAGAAACAGGTAGGCATCCGTGTGACGGTCATTTCGGGTGATTTCCGTGACGGACACCTGGTCCAGAGACACGGGGATAGTGCCCACGCTGTACTGGGAGGCCACCTGCCGCAGCAGGCGGCTGAATTCATCGGTCCCCATAGGCTCGTCCCCCAGGATCTCCACGAACTGGTCCAGGATGGCGCAGAGGATCTCCCACAGCTGGGCGGTCTCCTCCGCGTCCTGGAGGCGCCCTGCCTCCGCCTGGGCCCGCATCTGTTCCTCCAGCGCGTTCTGGAGATTCAGATGCTCCAGGAAACTATAAAGGGAATTTACTTTCTCCCCAGCTGTAACGCCGGCTTTCAGCCCTTCATACAGCTCCGCAAGAGGTGCGCGTACCCGGCGGCGCAGCTCGTTCACCCGGTCCAGGCGGGCCTGGCGGCGCTTATCCCAAGGTGCGCCATAACCGTCCGGATTGTCGGTCCAGTCCACATCCCGGAGCCACATCTTCCCGTGGATCTCCCAGGTGAGAACGTAGTTTTCCAGCTCATCGCACTCCTCCGGCATCAGGCCCGCCAGGCCGGTCTTCAGCCAACGGAACATGTCCTCGTACTCCAAGCCGTTTTCCAGAGCGGAGAGGACGCCGGTGATAAGGCTCCACACGGGCTTTTCCAACATACTGCTCCGGCGGCTCAGATAGGCGGGGATGCTGTACCGCTCGAATACCGTCTCAATGGTGCCCTCGTAGTCGGTCATGTTCCGGGCGGCCACGGTGATATCCCGGTAGCGGCACTTCCCCGCCGCTACCAGGCGGCGGATGTCCGCTGCCGTCTGCTCCACCTCGGAAAAAGCGGTGTCCGCCTCCCGGACCCGGATGGCGGAGCTGTCTCCTTGGTAGGGCTCCCCCTCTCCGAAGAAGTGATGCTCCAAATATCCCAGGGCGGAGTCGTCGGCGCTGGTGAGCGTCCGGACCTCCCATGGGCAGCCCGCCTGGTCCGCCAGCCGCGTCAGCTGGTCCCGGGTGCGGAGAGAGACCTGAAACATCTCCTCCGCGCTGTCCGGCTCCCCCAGCAGCGTGACAGTGACAGACCGAGCCTGCCGCAGGATGCTCTCCAGCACCTGCCGCTCCTGGGCGTTGAAGTACGTGAAGCCGTCCACAAACACGTCCTTGCCGAAAGCGTAGCGGGAGGACTCCAGCGCCTCGCAGAGCTTGGTCATCCGGTCCCGGGCATCAAGGCCGGGGCGGTACAGCCGGGACTCATAGGCGCCGTACAGCAGGCTCAGGTCCAGCAGCTTGTCCCGGGTGGCGCCCTGGATTTCCCGTGCCTGGCTCTCCAGCAGCTCTGGGGACACGTCGTAGCAGCGCAGCTCGTCGAAGAGGTCCAGCAGCTGCTGTAAAAACGACGCCTTCTGAGAGGGACGGCGATACACCTTCAGCAAGGGGGCCACCTCTCCCAGGGCCTTCTGCAGGGTCAACAGCTTGCCGCCGGCATCCAATGTCACCTGAGCGGCGCCGCCGGTGATGGTCAGCACCCGGTCGCACAGGCGGCGGAAGCTGAGGACCTCCGCATGGCGGCTGGCAGTGTCTCCGCAGGCACGGCACAGATCCACCTCCGCCTGGTGGGAGGCGTGCTCCGGCACCAGCAGGATCTGCCGGCTGGAATCCCCCAGTTCTCCGATCCGGCGGAGCACCTGTTCCGATTTTCCCGTTTTGGCCCGGCCCATCAGGATCGTCAGCATGGCGGGACCTCCTTTGCGCAATTTCAAAATTCATTGTAGCATATCCCGCCGATTCGTGCTATCCTGTTTCTTGAAGATTTTCCGAGGAGGACTGACCCATGCACATTCCCCAAGGCCCCACAGCCGCCCTGGCGCTGGAGCTCTTCGACGACGCCCTGGCCGCTGCCCTCCGGCCGTCGCCGGACTATGATGTGAGCCGGTGGCTGTACGTCCCCAACCACTATTCGGAATACCGGTACATCCTGGGCACCCGGGGCCGGAAGCCCCTGATCTGCATGGGTATCAACCCCTCCACCGCCGCGCCGGACGCTCTGGACCCCACCCTCCAGTCCGCCCAGCGGATCGCGCTTTCCAACGGGTACGACAGCTTTTTGATGTTCAACGTCTACGCCCAGCGGGCCACCCGGCCCGACGATATGGAGCGGTCCTGCAACCCGGTGCTCCATGCGGAGAACCGAAGGGCCTTCTGGTATCTCCTCTCTCTGTCCCCGGCCCCCGCCCTGTGGGCCGCCTGGGGGAACATCATCGAGAAGCGAGGGTATCTGATGGATTGTATGCGGGACTTTGCCGCCGACGCCAGCGCCGCCGGGGCCGGGTGGTTCACCGCCGGCCCCCTGCTGAAATCCGGCCACCCCCACCACCCCCTGTATCTCAAGGGGGACACGAAGCTGCTGGCCTTCGACATCGACAGATATCTGCGGGACCGGGCAACCTGAACCGCTGCGAGGCACAAAGCAGGCCGCCCCCCAATGGGGACGGCCTGCTGTTTTTCTGTGTCACAGCCACTTTTTCTTCTTGAAGTAGATCACCAGCGCCGCCACGATCCCCACGCTCACCAGAATCACCGCCGGGTATCCGTACTTCCAGTGGAGCTCCGGCATCCCCACAAAGTTCATCCCATACCAGCCTACCAGCAGGGTCAGGGGCAGGAACACCGCCGTCACCACGGTGAAGATCTTCATCAGGTCGTTCTGCTGGATGGACAGCTGGGACTGATAGGCCTCCCGCAGTTGGGCCACGGACTCCCGCAGGGACTGGACCGCGTTCAGATACCGCTCCATCCGATTGCCCAAGTTTGCAAAACGGCGGGTGTTCTGCTTGCCCAGCAGGCTGTTGTCGTTCTCCGCCAGCTCGTCAAAGATGGAATCCAGCTGCTCGTAGTACCGCTTCAGCCGCAGCAGCTCCTGCCGCCAAGCGATGATCCGGTCCAGATACGCCTCATGGGCACCGGTGAGCACCTCTGTCTCCCCATCGCTGATGTCCGCCTCCAGCCGGTCCAGATGGGCCATATCCCCCCTCAGCAGCCGGACGAAGAAGCGGTGGAGCACCTGCTCGTTGGACAGTGCCTCTTCCTCCGGCACCAGCAGGGCCGCCTGGGCGGCGTCCTCCGCTGCGTCGTCCTCACAGAAGACGAACAGGTCCTCCCGGTCCAGATACAGCAGCATCTGGGATGCTGCCGTCCGCTCGCTGCGCACGTCGTACCAGTCAAAGGCGATCAGATCGAAGTCCTCAAAGCCCTCAAACGCTTCGATCTGCCCCTCGTGGATGTAGTCCAGCACCTTGGCGTCCATATAGGGCTCCATCTCCCGGATGCGGGACATGGGCAGTACCTTTCGCATGGCGGTCTCTCTCCTCTCGGTCTCTCACAGGTTTTCCAGGCCGGCGTCCTTGGGCGGCAGGCCGTCATAGAGCCCGGCGCACTTCCACAGTGCCGCGAGAAACCAGATGATGCCCACCAGCAGGGCAATCAGGGCCATCAGTGCCAAAGCGTCCAGCAGCAGGCCGCCCAGCGTTCCGGCAATCTGTGCCGCCAACAGGACAAACCAGGCGGTCCGTGCCGAAGTGCCGTTCAGATCTGTCCCATAATGGGTCTCCATCTCCAAAATGGCCTGGATCACGCTCCAGGAAATATACAGGGCGACCGCCAGAGCAGCCAGCTCCAGGAGCGTACTCAGCCAGTTTGCGCCGGTCACGCCCAGCAAGTCTCCCACCCACAGGATACCTGTGTATATGGCCACAGCCACAGCAAAGGGGCGGAGTTTCCCGAATCGACCGCTCTCTCCCAACAATTCCCCTGCTGCCCGATAGAGTAAGATATAACCCGCAAAGGTCGGCAGCAGATTCAGTGTATGTCCGTTGATTGTCACATAAAAATTGATAAAGATCAAGAAGAACCCCCAAAAGATTCCCTTCACTGCATTTCCTCCTCCCGCTTCTTTTGTACATGCCTTTTTCCGAAATACAGCACCAGCACCCCCGCCGCGATCTTCACGGCGGCGTACAGGGCC
This DNA window, taken from Dysosmobacter welbionis, encodes the following:
- a CDS encoding PD-(D/E)XK nuclease family protein; the protein is MLTILMGRAKTGKSEQVLRRIGELGDSSRQILLVPEHASHQAEVDLCRACGDTASRHAEVLSFRRLCDRVLTITGGAAQVTLDAGGKLLTLQKALGEVAPLLKVYRRPSQKASFLQQLLDLFDELRCYDVSPELLESQAREIQGATRDKLLDLSLLYGAYESRLYRPGLDARDRMTKLCEALESSRYAFGKDVFVDGFTYFNAQERQVLESILRQARSVTVTLLGEPDSAEEMFQVSLRTRDQLTRLADQAGCPWEVRTLTSADDSALGYLEHHFFGEGEPYQGDSSAIRVREADTAFSEVEQTAADIRRLVAAGKCRYRDITVAARNMTDYEGTIETVFERYSIPAYLSRRSSMLEKPVWSLITGVLSALENGLEYEDMFRWLKTGLAGLMPEECDELENYVLTWEIHGKMWLRDVDWTDNPDGYGAPWDKRRQARLDRVNELRRRVRAPLAELYEGLKAGVTAGEKVNSLYSFLEHLNLQNALEEQMRAQAEAGRLQDAEETAQLWEILCAILDQFVEILGDEPMGTDEFSRLLRQVASQYSVGTIPVSLDQVSVTEITRNDRHTDAYLFLLGANDHVLPAVGQSGGILNDDDREELAQRGIRLAPSGMEQMGIELQNLYAALVQPREGLVVSYPTADVSGAELRPAFVVDRLLTLFPELRIEHEGTDKAYRLTARIPALETAGTAPGGILWRYFADDEVLAPPMAAMERAAALKRGSLSRSAVQSLYGERISMSASRVERLRSCHFAYFMEYGLKAKARRAAAFDAPQIGTFLHYLLEHVTKDVLDRGGFAAVGEEDLHALVRRYIEQYAAEVLQNLEGRNARFRYLFARLRNTAYAVVDQIAEEMRCSDFVPLAFELSFGERGELPAVTVSEPDAELRIGGKVDRVDGWVKDNRLYLRVVDYKSGKKAFDLAAVRMGLDIQMLLYLFALKKEGKQRFGMDIEPAGVLYLPARDEILSAERNITPEQLQSQREKELRRTGLLLSEPEVLQAMEHEALQSPRFLPVRVNREGDVSGALASADQLGRLGQYVERLLHQIAREVRDGNIDADPCCHNEDNSFCKYCDWADACHFQDGRDGDHLHYILPVKPEEFWRQVEEETERGGGQ
- a CDS encoding DUF1643 domain-containing protein, whose amino-acid sequence is MHIPQGPTAALALELFDDALAAALRPSPDYDVSRWLYVPNHYSEYRYILGTRGRKPLICMGINPSTAAPDALDPTLQSAQRIALSNGYDSFLMFNVYAQRATRPDDMERSCNPVLHAENRRAFWYLLSLSPAPALWAAWGNIIEKRGYLMDCMRDFAADASAAGAGWFTAGPLLKSGHPHHPLYLKGDTKLLAFDIDRYLRDRAT
- a CDS encoding magnesium transporter CorA family protein — its product is MRKVLPMSRIREMEPYMDAKVLDYIHEGQIEAFEGFEDFDLIAFDWYDVRSERTAASQMLLYLDREDLFVFCEDDAAEDAAQAALLVPEEEALSNEQVLHRFFVRLLRGDMAHLDRLEADISDGETEVLTGAHEAYLDRIIAWRQELLRLKRYYEQLDSIFDELAENDNSLLGKQNTRRFANLGNRMERYLNAVQSLRESVAQLREAYQSQLSIQQNDLMKIFTVVTAVFLPLTLLVGWYGMNFVGMPELHWKYGYPAVILVSVGIVAALVIYFKKKKWL